TACAGTTTTATGTATATCATCCTGGGAGTATCACTGGGCTTTTTCGGGATCGCTATCGGTATTTTCAGCCAGATGGTGCTGACTGCCAACCTCAAGTCTTTCGGTGTTCCCTATCTGGCTCCTGTTGGCCCCCGCACCGTCGGCGGTGTCGATGTAGTGTACCGGATGCCGCTGTTCTCTCACGAGAAGCGGCCGGACTATATCAACCCGCAGGATATAACCCGACAGCCGCAGGTCTCCAGGGGATGGATTAAGGACGAGGATGGTGGAAAAAATGGTTAAATCGGGGTCCTTCGGCCCGGCTGAGGCAATCATCCTCCTGGCTATATCCAATATCGCCCGGATTTTTCTGCCCTTCCCCAGGCTATTGACCGAAATCGGCGCTTCGGCCGCCTGGATGACGCCTCTGGGCGGGCTGGTGGCAGCTCTGGTTGGTTTTTATGTGATGTATCTTGTACTCAGGAAAAACCCGGGCCAGAGCATCATCGAAATCACAGAGCAGGCTTTCGGCCCGGTTGCAGGAGTATTGCTCAACCTCGTCACGGTGGGTTTTTTCATAGCCGTGGGCGCCTTATTTGCCAGGGAATTTTCAGAGGCGCTAATTATTGCCGCCCTGCCCAGCGTGCCCATCAGCATAATTAGTATCGCCTACCTTGGCATGGGAGTGCTGGGCGCGTACCTGGGGCTTGAGGCTTTAGCCCGTACCGCCCGCCTGTCCTATCCTTATATTTTTGGCGGTATCCTGCTCCTGCTGCTGGCTTTAATTCCACAGTGGGATACCGGTGGCCTGTTCCCCTTCTTCGGACACGGTCCGCTCAAGGTTTTTGGCTTAGGCACGTTCAGCACCGCCGGTGTAACTGAAATTATTTTTGCAGCAGTAATTATCCAGTCCTTGGGGGGGGTTGAGCGATTCCGGTTGATTGGCTACCGCTCCATGTTGTTAGGCTTCGCTTCATTGATAATTATCCTGCTGGTGGTAAACCTGACTTTTCACTGGGCCACCATGGCGGAAAACACCTTGCCTTTTTACAGGCTGGCGCGCAATATCTATATCGGACGTTTTCTCCAAAGAGTTGAGTCGGTATTCGTGATCATCTGGA
This genomic interval from Pelotomaculum schinkii contains the following:
- a CDS encoding GerAB/ArcD/ProY family transporter; amino-acid sequence: MVKSGSFGPAEAIILLAISNIARIFLPFPRLLTEIGASAAWMTPLGGLVAALVGFYVMYLVLRKNPGQSIIEITEQAFGPVAGVLLNLVTVGFFIAVGALFAREFSEALIIAALPSVPISIISIAYLGMGVLGAYLGLEALARTARLSYPYIFGGILLLLLALIPQWDTGGLFPFFGHGPLKVFGLGTFSTAGVTEIIFAAVIIQSLGGVERFRLIGYRSMLLGFASLIIILLVVNLTFHWATMAENTLPFYRLARNIYIGRFLQRVESVFVIIWSVVAFIKIAVTLYGGAVALTQTLKLPDYRPLLWPLIIIMFILSILPPDLPTVVKLDADWLRPYALVPNYLVPLMILAALRLRRRGPREEG